Part of the Candidatus Binatia bacterium genome, GCTTGTCTCGCGATTCATAATTTTTTCTCTCACTTCGTTGGTTTTTCGTCGCCGAGGTATTCTCCGCGAGCCACCGCTTCGGCCTGCGCATCGTCTTCAGCGGTCCACATGCCGAGCGGGTAACCGTACCAGGGAGTTTTTAGTTTGAGCTCCGGCAACCCTTCCTGTTTCCAGATCTCCAACGCTCGTTCCATAAAGCGCCGCTTGGGCAGACCGACGGGAGGGTAGGGCCCTTTACGGGTCGCATCGATCAGCATTCCGGAGCACCCTGCGGGGGGCGGGAAGCCGCGGTCCTCCGGTTTTGTCATCAAAGAATGAGCCGAAGGATCGAGCAGCGGCACCCGGCCGGTAGTGATCTGGACGTCCCGATGAGGCTGCATCGCGAAGCTCATCGCCCACATGACCATGTCGGGATCTTTGGGGTCGATGTCCTCATCGACGGCGATGATGACCTTATTGGTCGTGCCCATGCTGGCCGCGGCGTGGAGCGCCTGCTGGGGCTTGCTCGGGTGAGTCTTGCGCATGCGAATCACCCACCAGTTCCAGCCGCCGCCCATCTCGGGACAGCTCACCTCCAACACCTCGGGGATGCCGCAACTGTATTTGAGATAGCTATCCAGCATCATCTCGCGGCAGGTGCGCGAGATGCCGTTCGACTCGCTGGGCGGCAGTCCGACCAAGATCGCCGGAAAAATCGCGCCGCGTCTGCAAGTGATCGCCTTGACTTTGACCACCTGCTTGCTCGCGTGCTCGGCCATCAAATAGCCGGGATAGTCGCTGAAAGCCTTCTCCCGAGCGGTCGTTTCCGTCGAGAGCTCGCCTTCGATTACGATTTCTGCCTCCGCGGGCACCTCCAAAGGAATCGTCTTACAGCGCACCAGCTCGACGGGGCGGTTTCGGATTGCGCCGGCGACCGAGAGCTCGTCGATGCCATAGGGGATATTCGCCGCGGCGACGTAGGCGATGTCGGGCAGAGTGCCCAAGCACACGGCGACCGGCAAAGCTTCCCTCCGCCGGCGCGCGACCGGAAAATGATAAAGCATGGCGTCGTGGATGCGCGCGATTCCCGCCAGAAAGCGGTCCGGACCGTAAAAATGGCCGCTGTACATACCGACGTTGCGCATGCCGGTCTCCGCGTCTTTGGTGATGAACGGCGCGGTCACGCGGATGGCGCCGCTGAAGCCCGGCTCCTCTACCGGCGCGGGCAGCATGGTCAAGCCGATCTTTTCTATTTCTTCGCCGGTGTGTACTTCCTCCTGAATTGGGCCGCGCTCCACCACCACGGGCGCGATCGGGTGCGTCACCGCGTGGTTCCACTTCTCATAGATCTCTTGAGGATCTTCGCAACCCATGCCCAGCCCGATGATGCTGCGCGATGAGCCGTACATGCCGCTCACGACCTTCATATCGTAGCGATGGTCCTTGGAGTCCGTGACATTCTCGAAGAGAAATGCCTGGCGGGATTCGTCGGCAAGGCCACGGTACTGAAGGCGCATAAGCGGCATCAGCTCGGTATCTTTGTTGACCGGCTGCGACCAGCGGCGGAGCTTACCGCGCTTTTCAAGTTCCGCGAGGAAAGCGCGCAGATCAGAAAAGTAGGTCGGCATAAAAGATCTTAGTCCAGTAGCTTGGTGGCGAACTTCACGGCCGGCTCGCGGACTTTCTCCAGCTTGTCCTCGGACTGGTTTTCCGCCTGTAGATAATCCTTGACCGTGAGTTGGTCCTTCGCCGCTATGACGCCGTGCTCTTTGAGCCACTTGGTGTCGACATCGATCCGCCGCGTCGCCTGACCCAGGGCCTTGGTCGTCAGCTCCTGACCTTCTTTGCCGAGCAGCCAGTTGACGAATACTTTGGCCGCGTACGGGTGCGGCGGATTTTTGATGATGGTTAAATTGCCGCTGCCGCCGGTGCCGTAGGTTCCTTCTTTCAGAGGGGGAACGGGTTTGACCGGCAGTCCGGCTTGGACGAAGGGCAACAGCGAATAGTAGGTAAGGCCGAGCACGATAGCGAGTTTTCCTTTGGCGAGACTTTCTCCCAGCACTCGCTGGTCGCGTCCGATGACAAGGTTCTGAGCCGCCAATTTCTTGAGATAGTCTTCGCCTTTTACCTGCCAGATGTAAGCCCAGTTGGAGTCGCCGGCGCCCGGCGTGCGCGGGTCGAGCGTGCCGATCTTGCCGCGCCACTTCGGATTGAGCATGTCGTCGTACGAGCGGATTTCTTCCGTCTTCACCAGCTCCTCGTTGCGCCACATGCTTTCGGTCAGGTAGGCCTGAAACGAGTAAATATAGCGCTGCGCCCGGTCCACCCACATGTGGCCGCCCCACCAGTTCTTCGGATCTTTAACCTCCGGCAAAATGAAATAGGGCTCGATCGGCTCCAAAATCCCGACGTCCAACAGCCCGCTCACGGCAGAGTTGGAGCCGCCGATGTGGATATCGAAATGGCGCACCCCGGCTTTGTGCTCGCTGGCAATTCTGGAAACGATCGCGGTGCCGCGGCTGGGGACGAGCTCGAGATCGATGGCCGAGTAGCGCTTTTTGAACGCCTCTTCGGTGAGCTTTCTCAGCTCCGCGCTCGCCGGAATCGAGACGACGACTTTGCCTTCTTTCTTCGCCAGGTCGAGCGTCTTTTCCCACTCGGCTTTCGGGTTCGCGCCTTGCGCGGAGGCCGATCCCTGAAACACGAGTAGCAGCGATGCGGCCATCAATATTCCGCGGCATGTTCTCATCGGATCCTCCGTACGACTCCAGTATGGTTGATGATTCGAAGTTTTATATATCAACGATCTTGCTGTCAACACTTCCACGGCGAAAATCGAGATAGGTTTCACTCTCCGACAATCATATGTTAGCTTTTGATCTTGCCGCGCGTCATGAACCTGTCGGAGACACCATTGATCAGCGCAACACGAGACCGAAACCGGGGGAGCAGTGTCTGGCTGCCGTTTGTGACCGCCGCCTCAAGCGGAGTCTTACTGGCGGCGGCGTTTCTGCATCCGGGCTTTTTCCCGCTGACTTGGATTTCCCTGGTTCCGCTGTTGTGGTTGACGCAAAGAGTCGGAAGCCCGCGCCGCGCGTTTCTCCTCGCGTGGCTCGCCGGCGCGCTGGCGCACCTGCTGGGCTTTTACTGGATCGAATACACGGCGAGGGTCTTCGGCGGCTTCCCTCACGGTCTCAGCGAAATTATTCTCCTGGGTTTTTCCATTCTTGCCGGCCTCCCGATCGCGCTCTTCGGTCTTCTGACGCGAGTATCCGGGTCGGGTCCGCTGCGGCTCTTTCCCGCACTGCTCTGGGTGGCCATCGAGTTTTTATGGCCGCAACTTTTCCCCTGGCACCTGGCGAACAGCCAATCGAGCTTTCTCACCCTTATCCAGTCGGCGGACGTGGTCGGCCTTTACGGCGTGAGCTTTCTGCTCGTTTGGTTCAACTCGGTGGCTTACGCGGCGTTCTTTTCGCCCGCGCGTAGTTTCCGAAGCTCGATGGCCGGCGCCGCCGTTCTCCTCGTCGTGTTGACTGGAGATTTCGTCTACGGCCGTCTCCGATTGAACGACGTAGCATCGTCCATGCGCGCGGCCCGCACGCTCGATATCGCGGCGATTCAGGGAAGCATCGATATCGGTTACAAGTGGAACGTTGCCTACCTCGAAAGCAATCTTAAAACTTATTTGGATCTTACCCGGAAGACGCCGAACGCGATGCTTTACTTATGGCCGGAAAGCACGATCGAGACGTGGGTGCCGGACGATATGGAACGGCTTCCGCCGGAAATGGTACCATCG contains:
- a CDS encoding UbiD family decarboxylase — encoded protein: MPTYFSDLRAFLAELEKRGKLRRWSQPVNKDTELMPLMRLQYRGLADESRQAFLFENVTDSKDHRYDMKVVSGMYGSSRSIIGLGMGCEDPQEIYEKWNHAVTHPIAPVVVERGPIQEEVHTGEEIEKIGLTMLPAPVEEPGFSGAIRVTAPFITKDAETGMRNVGMYSGHFYGPDRFLAGIARIHDAMLYHFPVARRRREALPVAVCLGTLPDIAYVAAANIPYGIDELSVAGAIRNRPVELVRCKTIPLEVPAEAEIVIEGELSTETTAREKAFSDYPGYLMAEHASKQVVKVKAITCRRGAIFPAILVGLPPSESNGISRTCREMMLDSYLKYSCGIPEVLEVSCPEMGGGWNWWVIRMRKTHPSKPQQALHAAASMGTTNKVIIAVDEDIDPKDPDMVMWAMSFAMQPHRDVQITTGRVPLLDPSAHSLMTKPEDRGFPPPAGCSGMLIDATRKGPYPPVGLPKRRFMERALEIWKQEGLPELKLKTPWYGYPLGMWTAEDDAQAEAVARGEYLGDEKPTK
- a CDS encoding extracellular solute-binding protein — its product is MRTCRGILMAASLLLVFQGSASAQGANPKAEWEKTLDLAKKEGKVVVSIPASAELRKLTEEAFKKRYSAIDLELVPSRGTAIVSRIASEHKAGVRHFDIHIGGSNSAVSGLLDVGILEPIEPYFILPEVKDPKNWWGGHMWVDRAQRYIYSFQAYLTESMWRNEELVKTEEIRSYDDMLNPKWRGKIGTLDPRTPGAGDSNWAYIWQVKGEDYLKKLAAQNLVIGRDQRVLGESLAKGKLAIVLGLTYYSLLPFVQAGLPVKPVPPLKEGTYGTGGSGNLTIIKNPPHPYAAKVFVNWLLGKEGQELTTKALGQATRRIDVDTKWLKEHGVIAAKDQLTVKDYLQAENQSEDKLEKVREPAVKFATKLLD
- the lnt gene encoding apolipoprotein N-acyltransferase yields the protein MISATRDRNRGSSVWLPFVTAASSGVLLAAAFLHPGFFPLTWISLVPLLWLTQRVGSPRRAFLLAWLAGALAHLLGFYWIEYTARVFGGFPHGLSEIILLGFSILAGLPIALFGLLTRVSGSGPLRLFPALLWVAIEFLWPQLFPWHLANSQSSFLTLIQSADVVGLYGVSFLLVWFNSVAYAAFFSPARSFRSSMAGAAVLLVVLTGDFVYGRLRLNDVASSMRAARTLDIAAIQGSIDIGYKWNVAYLESNLKTYLDLTRKTPNAMLYLWPESTIETWVPDDMERLPPEMVPSLPAGSSLIFGAISFSGVPNTPGMKAFNSAFVIDSEGRVHGGYHKQVLLAFGEYIPFAPILSKVPGMPPIGEGFSRGLGPVTLELSGGIKVAPLICYEDIMPELARRFVREKGANLLVNLTNDAWFGDTVAPWAHARLAEWRAIETRRNLVRVTNTGVTTVINPKGEMLDSLPLFTPAVLTAKVEIMEGETLYVRYGDWFAWLMVAGAIFIVLRAWKLGRPAR